From Leptolyngbya sp. KIOST-1, one genomic window encodes:
- a CDS encoding gluconeogenesis factor YvcK family protein, producing MFLKPLYQVLTRLFRQVRQETLTLAPPRQVNRLMWWLAPGLLVKRWLFLSMAGVLLVGLGVMIWLRLTPVFFTGQLVGAALRAFTTHVPNYISGPLGILLGLGLIFWGQSRTVGAITDVLIPGNEEELLDALLTQRRLSRGPKIVVIGGGTGLSNLLRGMKRYSSNITAIVTVADDGGSSGRLRREMGVLPPGDIRNCLAALADEEKLLTELFQYRFEAGSGLVGHSFGNLFLTAMNEITGDLEQAIAASSKVLAVRGQVLPSTSVDVQLWAELSDGRRIVGESKITEARGRIVHIGCLPPNPPPLPKAIKAIEEADYIVIGPGSLYTSIIPNLLVPDLVKAIAARQVPRIYVCNIMTEPGETDGFSVSDHIRAIDSACGRYLFDAVLVQKTMPSDPVISHYARAGVGPVLLDRAAILDSGRRIIAANVMEERENLTVSHHSERLARVLLRWYTRTQRMW from the coding sequence ATGTTCTTAAAACCCCTCTATCAGGTCCTAACCCGACTGTTTCGTCAGGTCAGGCAGGAGACCCTAACCCTGGCCCCGCCTCGGCAAGTCAATCGCCTGATGTGGTGGTTGGCTCCGGGGCTACTGGTCAAGCGATGGCTGTTCCTCAGTATGGCTGGGGTGCTGCTGGTGGGGCTGGGAGTCATGATCTGGCTGAGGCTGACGCCGGTATTTTTTACTGGCCAGCTGGTGGGGGCGGCGCTGCGGGCGTTTACCACCCATGTGCCCAACTACATCAGTGGCCCCTTGGGAATTTTGCTGGGGCTGGGGCTAATTTTTTGGGGCCAGAGCCGCACCGTGGGGGCCATTACCGACGTGCTGATTCCCGGCAACGAGGAGGAGCTGCTGGATGCCCTGCTAACCCAGCGGCGGCTGTCGCGGGGGCCAAAGATCGTGGTGATTGGCGGCGGCACCGGCCTGTCCAACCTGCTGCGCGGCATGAAGCGCTACAGCTCCAACATCACCGCCATTGTGACGGTGGCCGACGACGGTGGGTCGTCGGGGCGGCTGCGGCGAGAGATGGGGGTGCTGCCGCCGGGGGATATTCGGAACTGCCTGGCGGCGCTAGCCGATGAGGAAAAGCTGCTCACCGAGCTGTTTCAGTACCGGTTCGAGGCGGGCAGCGGCTTGGTGGGCCACAGCTTTGGCAACCTGTTTTTGACCGCCATGAACGAAATTACCGGCGACCTGGAGCAAGCCATTGCCGCCAGCTCCAAGGTGCTGGCGGTGCGGGGGCAAGTGCTGCCCTCCACCTCGGTGGATGTGCAGCTGTGGGCTGAGCTGAGCGACGGTCGCCGGATTGTGGGCGAGTCCAAAATCACCGAGGCGCGGGGCCGCATCGTACACATTGGCTGCCTGCCCCCCAATCCGCCGCCCCTGCCCAAGGCGATCAAGGCGATCGAAGAGGCGGACTATATCGTGATTGGCCCCGGCAGCCTGTATACCAGCATCATCCCCAACCTGCTGGTGCCCGACCTGGTGAAGGCGATCGCGGCCCGCCAGGTGCCCCGCATTTACGTGTGCAACATCATGACTGAGCCCGGCGAAACCGATGGCTTTTCGGTTTCAGACCACATTCGGGCGATCGATTCGGCCTGTGGCCGCTACCTGTTTGACGCCGTGCTGGTGCAGAAAACAATGCCCTCCGACCCGGTGATCAGCCACTACGCCCGGGCGGGGGTGGGGCCAGTGCTGCTCGATCGCGCCGCCATTCTCGACTCGGGCCGCCGGATCATTGCCGCCAACGTGATGGAGGAGCGCGAAAACCTGACCGTCAGCCACCACAGCGAGCGCCTGGCGCGGGTGCTGCTGCGCTGGTATACCCGCACCCAGCGAATGTGGTGA
- a CDS encoding alpha/beta fold hydrolase translates to MTPTEAQLQQTRQRIDAYIQTLASHPDRRDGAFPYYLFHDAGTPTQGTVLMFHGFSAKPHQMARLADYLFRNGFNVYQATLAGHAYGIPQQYWPQVDLKPEILAPLREKVNADPVLQSFLANLAAAGGVGAVSPSPVQMVGMVARLRQLEPRLLDIAAAIERENDPEFDRYFVSSHLSYLSDAQARLSELEAMPGPIYTVGLSVGGAVALALGARYPQRVAGVVAFAPLLEVYGETRERYVNLAGPLGIQEFGWDELRFPLSCFTAANQFGAFVRRQDNLAALRPTPTLMVLTENEDAADVRINQKFSQSLSRASIFKRYDNHYLYTFPSAALVPHPMVDPLEISQNMSNGYWKPMYQETLRFLTRTQFQASSLEQTGDVPDLPAVPPV, encoded by the coding sequence GTGACTCCAACTGAAGCCCAGCTGCAGCAGACCCGCCAGCGCATCGATGCCTATATCCAAACCCTGGCCAGCCATCCCGATCGCCGCGATGGGGCCTTTCCCTACTATCTGTTTCACGACGCGGGCACCCCGACTCAGGGCACCGTCCTAATGTTTCACGGGTTTAGCGCCAAACCTCACCAGATGGCACGGCTGGCCGACTACCTGTTTCGCAATGGCTTCAATGTGTACCAGGCCACCCTGGCCGGCCATGCCTACGGCATTCCCCAGCAGTACTGGCCCCAGGTCGATCTCAAGCCCGAAATTTTGGCTCCCCTGCGCGAAAAGGTCAACGCCGACCCGGTGCTGCAAAGCTTTCTCGCCAATCTGGCTGCTGCGGGTGGGGTGGGTGCGGTGTCGCCCTCGCCCGTGCAGATGGTGGGCATGGTGGCCCGGCTGCGCCAGCTAGAGCCGCGCCTGCTGGATATTGCAGCGGCGATCGAGCGCGAAAACGACCCCGAGTTTGACCGCTACTTTGTCTCGTCGCACCTGAGCTACCTGAGCGATGCCCAGGCCCGGCTGAGCGAACTGGAGGCCATGCCCGGCCCTATATATACCGTTGGGCTGTCGGTGGGTGGGGCGGTGGCTTTGGCCCTGGGGGCCAGATACCCCCAGCGGGTGGCCGGGGTGGTGGCCTTTGCCCCCCTGCTGGAGGTGTACGGTGAAACCCGCGAGCGCTACGTCAACCTGGCTGGCCCGCTGGGGATTCAGGAGTTTGGCTGGGATGAGCTGCGGTTTCCGCTGAGCTGCTTTACCGCCGCCAACCAGTTTGGCGCGTTTGTGCGCAGACAGGACAACCTGGCCGCCCTGCGCCCAACGCCGACGCTGATGGTTTTGACCGAAAACGAGGACGCCGCCGACGTTCGAATCAACCAGAAGTTTTCTCAATCGCTGAGCCGCGCCTCCATCTTCAAACGCTACGACAACCACTACCTGTACACCTTTCCCAGTGCGGCCCTGGTGCCCCACCCCATGGTGGACCCGCTGGAGATCAGCCAGAACATGAGTAATGGCTACTGGAAGCCCATGTACCAGGAGACGCTGCGATTTTTGACCCGAACCCAGTTCCAGGCCAGCAGCCTGGAGCAGACGGGGGACGTACCCGACCTGCCAGCGGTGCCCCCCGTGTAA
- a CDS encoding MlaD family protein codes for MRARAIREGSVGLLILIAVGLFAGLVLWLRGLNPGRRTYRATFVFANTLGMQEGTSVRYRGVPVGRVLGINPSTNAVDVAVEIIDSELRIPRDSTIFVNQSGLIGDTTIDITPQRPLTPPELALSPLGEDCPDTIICHGDRLIGSVGASYESLIRSAEGLANAFADPEIINDLKLTLNNATTLTESASLLSAELIILSRQLQTDLGPLVASANRATENIGNAAASFELTGTEVNRLVVTNRGTIVTTLDNINRSAVNLEAITTTLRPALQDSQFLVNLDRLSVDAALAAADLRSITGTFNSPTNLVMLQQTLDSARNVFQSAHKVIADVDELTGDPTLRRSLRDLINGLSGLVSLTHQLEQASQVAESLTPTAGEQVERVTFTPLPGPPVATGAGPAPVTVTHQGQVYQLDVHSIQPHQGP; via the coding sequence ATGCGGGCAAGGGCAATTCGAGAAGGGTCGGTCGGGCTGTTGATCCTGATTGCGGTGGGGTTATTTGCCGGGCTGGTGCTGTGGCTGCGCGGGCTCAACCCTGGCCGACGGACTTACCGGGCGACGTTTGTGTTTGCCAATACCCTGGGTATGCAGGAGGGCACCAGCGTCCGCTACCGGGGGGTGCCGGTGGGGCGCGTGCTCGGCATCAATCCCAGCACCAACGCCGTCGATGTGGCGGTGGAAATCATCGACAGCGAGCTGCGGATTCCGCGGGACTCAACAATTTTTGTCAACCAGTCCGGCCTGATTGGCGACACCACCATCGACATTACCCCCCAGCGCCCGCTAACGCCGCCGGAGCTGGCCCTCAGCCCCCTCGGTGAGGACTGCCCGGACACGATTATTTGCCATGGCGATCGCCTGATTGGCAGCGTGGGGGCCAGCTACGAGTCGCTGATTCGCTCGGCGGAGGGGCTAGCCAACGCCTTTGCCGACCCGGAGATTATCAATGACCTGAAGCTCACCCTCAACAACGCCACCACCCTGACCGAGAGCGCCAGCCTGCTGTCGGCGGAGCTGATTATTCTGTCGCGGCAGCTGCAGACCGACCTGGGGCCGCTGGTGGCCTCGGCCAATCGCGCCACCGAGAACATCGGCAATGCCGCCGCCTCATTTGAGCTGACCGGGACCGAGGTCAACCGGCTGGTGGTGACCAACCGGGGCACCATCGTCACCACCCTCGACAACATCAACCGCAGCGCCGTCAACCTGGAGGCGATTACCACCACCCTCAGACCGGCGCTCCAGGACAGTCAGTTTCTGGTCAACCTCGATCGCCTCTCCGTCGATGCCGCCCTGGCCGCCGCCGACCTGCGATCGATCACGGGCACTTTCAACAGCCCCACCAACCTGGTGATGCTGCAGCAGACCCTGGACTCGGCCCGCAACGTGTTTCAAAGCGCCCACAAGGTGATTGCCGACGTGGACGAACTGACGGGGGATCCGACCCTGCGCCGCAGCCTGCGCGACCTGATCAACGGCCTCAGCGGTCTGGTGTCGCTGACCCATCAGCTGGAGCAGGCCAGCCAGGTGGCCGAGTCGCTCACCCCCACCGCCGGAGAACAGGTGGAGCGGGTTACCTTTACCCCCCTGCCCGGCCCCCCAGTGGCCACCGGGGCTGGCCCCGCCCCCGTCACCGTCACCCACCAGGGGCAGGTCTACCAGCTCGACGTGCACTCCATTCAGCCCCACCAGGGCCCCTAG
- a CDS encoding DnaJ domain-containing protein, with the protein MPTPPESVDYYAVLRVDRQASLFTIKRAYRELARQLHPDLNPNNAAAVAQFQALTEAYDVLSDPTKRRQYDRYGVHWKKAAPQYPAASQPSSRQTDDFDDMEFGRFGHFEDLLGDLLDRYS; encoded by the coding sequence ATGCCAACTCCCCCAGAGTCAGTGGATTATTATGCGGTCCTAAGGGTCGACCGCCAGGCCAGCCTGTTCACCATCAAACGGGCCTATCGGGAGTTGGCCCGCCAGCTCCATCCCGACCTCAACCCCAACAATGCAGCCGCGGTAGCGCAATTTCAAGCCCTCACCGAAGCCTACGACGTGCTCTCAGACCCAACAAAACGCCGCCAGTACGATCGCTACGGTGTCCATTGGAAAAAAGCTGCCCCCCAATACCCAGCTGCCAGCCAACCCAGCAGCAGACAAACCGACGACTTTGACGATATGGAATTTGGCCGCTTTGGCCACTTCGAAGACCTGCTAGGCGATCTCCTCGACCGCTACAGCTAA
- a CDS encoding NUDIX hydrolase — protein MTSPWLGWIQQLQGIAQTGLHYKNHPFDAERYRQIQAIADSMLAAIADADPPVLADLLRQDVGHATPKIEVRGVVFRAGKLLMVQESSDGRWALPGGWVDIGDSPSRAVEREIFEESGYTTRATRLLAVYDRAHPRHGHPPAPYHSYKLFFRCEIVGGQPTSSYETTAIDFFGPEDIPPLSPGRSGISQIQRCFDLWQRPDQPPDFD, from the coding sequence ATGACCTCACCGTGGCTAGGCTGGATTCAGCAGCTTCAGGGCATTGCCCAAACGGGGCTGCACTACAAAAATCACCCCTTCGACGCCGAGCGCTACCGGCAGATCCAGGCGATCGCCGACAGCATGCTGGCCGCGATCGCCGACGCCGATCCTCCCGTTCTGGCCGATCTGCTGCGCCAGGACGTCGGCCACGCCACGCCAAAAATTGAGGTGCGGGGGGTTGTGTTTCGCGCAGGCAAACTGCTGATGGTGCAGGAGAGTTCTGACGGTCGGTGGGCCTTGCCTGGTGGTTGGGTCGACATCGGCGACTCACCCAGTCGGGCCGTGGAGCGCGAGATTTTTGAGGAGTCGGGCTATACCACCCGCGCCACTCGGCTGCTTGCGGTCTACGATCGCGCCCACCCCCGCCACGGCCATCCACCCGCCCCCTACCACAGCTACAAGCTGTTCTTTCGCTGCGAAATCGTTGGCGGGCAGCCCACCTCCAGCTACGAAACCACCGCGATTGATTTCTTTGGCCCTGAGGACATCCCGCCGCTGTCGCCAGGCCGCAGCGGCATCAGTCAAATCCAGCGCTGCTTCGACCTGTGGCAGCGCCCCGACCAGCCCCCCGACTTCGATTGA
- a CDS encoding ABC transporter ATP-binding protein → MPESHDHGSNPGQSNASMALGVATQRDLAPADCGPEILLELKGISKRFGTNQVLDQVDLTLYRGEAVAIIGPSGTGKSTILRIIAGLLSPDEGEIYVQGHRREGLIEDSPDPVGIGMVFQQAALFDSLTVEENVGFLLYQHSNLPAGQIRQIVEDVLEMVGLPGIGKSYPAELSGGMRKRVSFARAIVSNPENPQDRPALLLYDEPTAGLDPIASTVIEDLIRAIKGNNGCSSYLIVTHQDSTIRRTADRVIFLHRGRIQWQGPVTEVDETDNPFVRQFFSGRIEGPIQMVQ, encoded by the coding sequence ATGCCCGAATCCCATGACCACGGCTCTAATCCTGGGCAGTCCAATGCGTCCATGGCTTTAGGCGTGGCCACCCAACGCGATCTCGCCCCCGCCGACTGCGGTCCTGAGATTTTGCTAGAGCTGAAAGGCATTTCCAAGCGGTTTGGTACCAACCAGGTGCTGGACCAGGTCGATCTAACGCTGTATCGGGGGGAGGCGGTGGCCATTATCGGCCCCTCGGGTACCGGCAAGTCCACAATTTTAAGAATTATTGCTGGACTACTGTCCCCAGACGAAGGTGAAATCTACGTGCAGGGCCACCGACGGGAGGGCCTGATCGAAGACTCGCCGGACCCGGTGGGAATTGGCATGGTGTTTCAGCAGGCCGCTCTGTTTGACTCCCTCACGGTGGAGGAAAACGTGGGTTTCTTGCTCTATCAGCACTCCAACCTGCCCGCCGGCCAGATTCGCCAAATTGTAGAGGACGTGCTCGAGATGGTGGGGTTGCCCGGCATAGGTAAAAGCTACCCGGCCGAGCTCTCGGGGGGGATGCGCAAACGGGTCAGTTTTGCCAGGGCGATCGTGTCGAACCCTGAGAATCCGCAGGATCGACCGGCCCTGCTGTTGTACGATGAGCCAACGGCGGGGCTTGACCCAATCGCCTCAACGGTGATCGAAGATCTAATTCGCGCCATCAAGGGCAACAACGGCTGTAGCTCCTATCTAATTGTGACCCACCAGGACAGCACCATTCGCCGCACCGCCGATCGCGTCATCTTTCTCCATCGGGGCAGAATTCAGTGGCAGGGCCCCGTGACCGAGGTGGATGAAACCGACAACCCCTTTGTGCGCCAGTTCTTTAGCGGACGGATTGAGGGCCCGATTCAAATGGTGCAGTAG
- a CDS encoding glycogen/starch/alpha-glucan phosphorylase, with product MDTPSPVDVAVATALAKERTADDIESIKRAFLNNLFYVQGKPVSLATQHDYYMALAYLVRDRMLHRWNGTAESYTQHRARTVCYLSAEFLMGPHLGNNLINMGIYEQVKQAMAELGLDFDTLLAQEEEPGLGNGGLGRLAACYLDSLASLEIPSVGYGIRYEFGIFEQDLRDGWQVERTDKWLRYGNPWEVARPEWSVAVKFGGYTEPYTDDQGRYRVRWVPHREVLGVPYDTPILGYRVNTANTLRLWKAEAIESFDFAVFNQGNYYGAVEEKVASENLSKVLYPNDETQAGKQLRLEQQAFFVSCSLQDMFRILAGQNMPVEQFHEKFAIQLNDTHPAIAAAELMRLLLDEHGLDWTLAWEITQKTLAYTNHTLLPEALEKWPVSLFGRLLPRHLEIIYEINRRFLELVRMKFPKDSARLARMSLIDESGDRYVRMANLACVSSHTINGVAALHSELLKETVLRDFYELFPERFTNVTNGVTPRRWMVLSNPRLSTLVSARIGDRWIKHLDDLKQIEPLADDPGFRDQWRGIKQAVKRDLASRIHSQFGILVDPASLFDVQVKRIHEYKRQHLNALHIVTLYSQLKQNPNLDITPRTFIFSGKAAPGYHMAKLMIKLITAVGDMVNKDPDLRNQIKVIFLPNYNVTNSQRIYPASDLSEQISTAGFEASGTGNMKFAMNGALTIGTLDGANVEIRDAVGAENFFLFGLTADQVVAHKTEGYSPYSYYQRNPLLRDAIDLIASGHFSQGDRSLFRPLLEKLLHQDPFMLLADYQAYIDCQQTVGQAYSDTDSWTRMAILNAVRMGCFSSDRSIGEYCSHIWKVSPFPVGLVDYGELGGDPGGKLTCKLS from the coding sequence ATGGATACCCCTTCTCCGGTAGACGTTGCGGTTGCCACGGCCCTGGCCAAGGAGCGCACCGCCGACGATATTGAGAGCATCAAGCGGGCGTTTTTGAACAATCTATTCTACGTGCAGGGCAAGCCGGTGTCGTTGGCCACCCAGCACGACTACTACATGGCGCTGGCTTACCTGGTACGCGATCGCATGCTGCACCGCTGGAACGGCACCGCCGAGAGCTACACCCAGCATCGGGCCCGCACGGTGTGCTACCTGTCGGCAGAGTTTCTAATGGGGCCGCACCTGGGCAACAACCTGATCAACATGGGCATCTACGAGCAGGTGAAGCAGGCGATGGCCGAGCTGGGCCTGGACTTTGACACCCTGCTGGCCCAGGAGGAGGAGCCGGGGCTGGGCAATGGGGGGTTGGGCCGGCTGGCGGCCTGCTACCTCGACTCCCTGGCCTCCCTGGAGATCCCCTCAGTGGGCTACGGCATTCGCTACGAGTTTGGCATCTTTGAGCAGGACCTGCGCGACGGCTGGCAGGTGGAGCGCACCGACAAGTGGCTGCGCTACGGCAACCCCTGGGAGGTGGCCCGACCCGAGTGGTCGGTGGCAGTCAAGTTTGGCGGCTACACCGAGCCCTACACCGACGACCAGGGCCGCTACCGGGTGCGCTGGGTGCCCCACCGTGAGGTGCTGGGGGTACCCTACGACACCCCCATCCTGGGCTACCGGGTCAACACCGCCAACACCCTGCGCCTGTGGAAGGCCGAGGCAATCGAATCCTTTGACTTTGCGGTGTTCAACCAGGGCAACTACTACGGCGCGGTCGAAGAAAAAGTGGCCTCCGAAAACCTCTCCAAGGTGCTCTACCCCAACGATGAAACCCAGGCGGGCAAGCAGCTGCGACTGGAACAGCAGGCATTCTTTGTCTCCTGCTCCCTGCAGGACATGTTCCGCATTCTGGCCGGGCAGAATATGCCCGTTGAGCAGTTCCACGAGAAATTTGCCATTCAGCTCAACGACACCCACCCGGCGATCGCCGCCGCCGAGCTGATGCGCCTGCTGCTGGACGAGCACGGCCTCGACTGGACCCTGGCCTGGGAGATCACGCAGAAGACCCTCGCCTACACCAACCACACCCTGCTGCCGGAGGCGCTGGAGAAGTGGCCGGTTAGCCTGTTTGGGCGACTGCTGCCCCGCCACCTGGAGATCATCTACGAGATCAACCGCCGCTTCCTGGAGCTGGTGCGAATGAAATTCCCCAAAGACAGCGCTCGCCTGGCCCGGATGTCGCTAATCGACGAAAGCGGCGATCGCTACGTACGGATGGCCAACCTGGCCTGCGTCAGCAGCCACACCATCAACGGTGTCGCCGCCCTGCACAGCGAACTGCTCAAAGAAACGGTGCTGCGCGACTTCTACGAACTGTTTCCCGAAAGGTTTACCAACGTCACCAACGGCGTCACCCCCCGTCGCTGGATGGTGCTCAGCAACCCCCGCCTGAGCACGCTGGTTTCGGCCCGCATCGGCGATCGCTGGATCAAGCACCTGGACGACCTCAAACAAATTGAGCCCCTGGCCGATGACCCCGGCTTCCGAGACCAGTGGCGCGGCATCAAGCAGGCGGTGAAACGCGATTTGGCCAGCCGCATCCACAGCCAGTTTGGCATTCTGGTTGACCCCGCCTCGCTGTTCGACGTGCAGGTGAAGCGCATCCATGAGTACAAGCGCCAGCACCTCAATGCCCTGCACATCGTCACCCTCTACAGCCAGCTGAAGCAGAACCCCAACCTCGACATCACCCCCCGCACGTTTATCTTCAGCGGCAAGGCAGCCCCCGGGTACCACATGGCCAAGCTGATGATCAAGCTGATCACCGCCGTGGGCGACATGGTCAACAAAGATCCCGACCTGCGCAACCAGATCAAGGTGATTTTTCTGCCCAACTACAACGTCACCAACAGCCAGCGCATCTACCCGGCCTCCGACCTGTCGGAGCAGATTTCCACCGCCGGATTTGAGGCCTCGGGCACCGGCAACATGAAGTTTGCCATGAACGGGGCGCTCACCATCGGCACCCTAGACGGGGCCAACGTGGAGATTCGCGACGCCGTCGGGGCCGAAAACTTCTTTTTGTTTGGCCTTACCGCCGATCAGGTGGTGGCCCACAAGACAGAAGGCTACAGCCCCTACAGCTACTACCAGCGCAACCCCCTGCTCAGGGATGCCATCGACCTGATCGCCTCGGGGCACTTTTCCCAGGGCGATCGCAGCCTGTTTCGCCCGCTGCTCGAGAAGCTACTGCACCAGGACCCCTTCATGCTGCTGGCCGACTACCAGGCCTACATCGACTGCCAGCAAACCGTGGGCCAGGCCTACAGCGATACCGATAGCTGGACCCGAATGGCGATTCTCAACGCGGTGCGGATGGGGTGCTTTTCCAGCGATCGCTCCATCGGCGAGTACTGTAGCCACATCTGGAAAGTCTCCCCCTTCCCCGTTGGCCTGGTGGACTACGGCGAACTGGGCGGCGATCCCGGTGGCAAGCTCACCTGCAAGCTGAGCTGA
- a CDS encoding nitrate reductase associated protein, with the protein MVQNCDRGLDDSDFFQFEADFVESLRCIPMQVRLKLDTCGVKLKLEHWNRFSQAEREQLARLPCGDRASTLTYTAYVQALVHRVQGAPASTLAVDPHPPWHNDSDIPEQVQARAASLGVKIDPEQWRSLRPLQRFALIKLSRPSHENRNFYPALVEFGLVPL; encoded by the coding sequence ATGGTTCAAAATTGCGATCGCGGCTTAGACGACAGCGACTTTTTTCAGTTCGAGGCCGACTTTGTCGAGTCGCTGCGCTGTATTCCCATGCAGGTGCGGCTCAAGCTCGACACCTGCGGCGTCAAGCTCAAGCTGGAGCACTGGAACCGCTTTAGCCAGGCCGAACGGGAGCAGCTGGCCCGGCTGCCCTGCGGCGATCGCGCCTCCACCCTCACCTACACCGCCTACGTGCAGGCCCTGGTGCATCGGGTGCAGGGTGCGCCGGCCTCCACCCTGGCCGTTGACCCCCACCCCCCCTGGCACAACGACAGCGATATCCCTGAGCAGGTGCAGGCCAGGGCCGCATCCCTGGGGGTAAAGATTGACCCGGAGCAGTGGCGATCGCTGCGGCCCCTGCAGCGCTTTGCCCTAATCAAGCTCAGCCGCCCCAGCCACGAAAACCGAAACTTTTACCCCGCCCTGGTGGAATTTGGGCTGGTGCCGCTGTAG
- a CDS encoding NAD(P)-dependent oxidoreductase, translated as MNLLVFGATGDTGREVVKQALAQGHAVTGFSRHADDLLADFPSLKTIEGDVTDKTTVEKAVQGQDAVLSTLGSSSLKRSPALTDGVRTIVAAMEQHGVRRLVYQSSLGVGDSRKQVGFLVRYIIIPLVLRNAIADHADKEQIIRQSSLDWVIVRPAGLTNDDFTGQYRHGETIDFGAKIARADVADFMLKQVTADTYLKKTPGVSY; from the coding sequence ATGAACTTGCTAGTTTTTGGCGCAACGGGGGACACGGGCCGCGAGGTGGTGAAGCAAGCGCTGGCCCAGGGGCATGCCGTCACCGGGTTCTCTCGCCACGCCGACGATCTCCTGGCCGACTTCCCCTCCCTCAAGACCATCGAGGGGGATGTAACCGACAAAACCACCGTTGAGAAAGCGGTGCAGGGGCAGGATGCGGTGCTCTCGACCCTGGGGTCCTCGAGCCTGAAGCGGAGCCCTGCGCTGACGGACGGCGTGCGAACCATTGTCGCAGCCATGGAGCAGCACGGGGTGCGGCGGTTGGTTTACCAGTCATCGCTGGGGGTGGGCGACAGCCGCAAACAGGTTGGCTTTCTGGTCCGCTACATCATCATTCCGCTGGTGCTGCGCAATGCGATCGCCGACCACGCCGACAAGGAGCAAATCATTCGACAGAGCAGCCTGGACTGGGTCATTGTGCGCCCCGCCGGACTCACCAACGATGACTTTACCGGCCAATACCGCCACGGCGAAACCATTGATTTTGGGGCCAAGATCGCCCGTGCCGATGTGGCTGACTTTATGCTGAAGCAGGTCACCGCTGACACCTACCTGAAGAAAACTCCTGGCGTGTCCTACTAG